The Synechococcus sp. RS9916 DNA segment CTGCGAGGGGGGAGTCAGGGAGCCGAGGGTGAACAGCCTGTTCCAGATTGCTGAGGTTGACCGCGGAGAGATCAGGCAAGTCATGTGCTCTGCGGGATTGACTTATTGGCGGCTTGCGCGGTGGGAATTCTCTGTCCAATCCTGTTAGGGCAGAGATGACTTCTTTCCTCCAGACCTATTGAAAAAAACTCGCGTGCATAAGTTGCTTAACGATCAGAGCAGATCGTGCGAATGGCTCAAGATCTCTCGCTCATGCTGAACTGCATTGCCACCACTGGGCGCTTGTCCTGTGGCATCTCCTCTAAACCTCTGAATGCCTAGCCTAAAAAAGCATCTCATTGATTAAAAGCCTGCTGGAGGCGATGGCTTGCATCTCTGTCGCCACTCGCGACGAAACGGTGCCCGATCTGAAAGCAAGGGGGCATCAACGCCTTGCCACCTAAGCGCTCAGCGAATGCCTGCCTTTCGTCATGGCTGGTGCTGACGGATGGCGGTACAGGTCTCTCAATGGATGGGTGAGCTGAGTGATGGCTGAAACGAGCTCGTCAATTCACTGCATGCTTGCTTGACCTGGCCGATCAGGGTTGGGTTGTTTATCGCTCCGGTTAATCGTTAGTACTTGAATGTTTTTTGCGTGGTGTAGGCACCATTACTCTCTTTCAGTCCACTTTCCATGGCGGCATTCTTCCGGCCTTCAATGGTGTTTGTTGCTTTGTTGTTGATGCAGTAGCGAGACTTGACCAGTTCCTTGCCTTGCATTTGTTTAGAGAATCGCCGTGTTAGTGAGGGTCGGACGAAGTCACAGCTTCCTTGTCCGACTTCTCGGCCATAAATGGTCCAGGCTTCTTCGTCTGTTAATGATTGGTGGATATTGCCTGACTGTTGCCAGGCAATGCAGGCCTCCTCTGCTTTCTCTAATGAGGGATAGGTATTGGCGCTCACTGCATTGCCGATGATTGGCATTAAAACGCCAAGACAGACAAGGGCACTGAACGCTTTGCTCTTCGGCGATTTCCAGTTCGGCATGCTGACCTGCAAGGCCTAATCTCATTTGGTAGCAGCTTAATGATTCTGTCTGGGTTTGTCTGGTTTGGTTTGAGCTGATATCTCTAAATCTTGTTGCCCTGTTGTGCATCGAGGCAACTGAGGCGGACTCGTCGGAGGTGCGTTGACTTTATTAGAGGCCGACGTAGGTGCCGTAGTCTTTGTAGGTTCCATTCCAGATGATGACGTTGCCATTGGATGGGTTCTTGAGGCTGAAAGATCGACCTGTGTCAAAGTCGAGGTAGCGCCAGGATCCGCCGAGTTTGTCGGTGAGGTAAGAGTTGTACATCCGCTCTCCATAATAGGTTTGTTTCTTTCCGTCAATCCAGCTGATTGTCAAATACTTTCTTCCTCTGCTGCTGATCTTGCAGGGAATGATTTGATAGTTGAATGAGCATTGTTTGTACTCGCCGCCAGCCTCTGCCTTGAGGGCCTCAGTGCCGAAGAAGGCTGCAGTGGCCGTTGTTAAAGCTAAGGCTAGAGCCTTCGAGATGAGTCGCATTTTGTTGGTGTCTCAACTCTTTCTCTCAGAATAGGTAAAGCCTCTTTGGGCTGCAAGGATGTTGCTTGTTGCGGTTTTAGAATTTGTTGTCGATGTGGTCAACGCAGGAAGTTGTTTTTATGCCGTCCTTGTCGAGGGCATAGGCAAACGTGTTGCTAGGTTTGCTGCAATGGCTTTCCTGGGCTGGTGTGATGTGATGACCTCTGCGCAACTCTGCCCAGTGTTTGCGTCGAATGACGCAGCCACGTTGGGCTTCGGGCTTGGCCACGAACGTGCTGGCGGGCATCGTTGTGACGAAAACCTTGCTTGTTGTGATCACTGCTTCGGCGCCAAACTGTTGGCAGAATTGATCTTGTGCAGACGCAGAGTTGATGGCTGGGGGCGCAATGGCGAGTAGTCCACCCCAAATTAATCCTGTTGAGAGGTGGCGCATTGCTTGAAACTCTGATTGAGTCGCTCCTCAGTTTAAAAGAACGTGTCTTGCCGTACTAAGCGTTATCGAAGAAAAAGCCCCCATGCCGGAGCAAAGGGGGCGGGACTCTTTACTGGTGCAAGCTAATCGGGTCTCGGTCGCCATCGTGGATGCGACTCATTGTGGATGCGCTTTGTCGATGGATTTGGCCGCAGTCGCGATGTCGCCACCGATCAGGGCGCATGCCACCAGTGGGATGAGCTCCATGCCCATGGTCCAAGTGAAGAAGTCGCTCAGGTACAGGGCTGTGATCGTCAGGAAGCCCCACAGCATGGGTGCGGTGAGGGCAAGATGGCGCCAGCTGTTTCGCCTTTGTGTATGAGTCGCAAAAGCGAGTGAGCTGATATGAAAAAATTGGTTTGTAAAAGACAGGCAGAGGCTCGATTGCTGGGGTGGGGATGCCAAAGACGTTGAAAACAATCAGTAATAAGTAAAGGCCAATTGCTGCAAATGCGATCACTGTTGCATCCCGCAGGGCGATGAAGAGTGCTCGTCTGAGTGCAGTTTTCAAGCGCTCGGCGGCGTTTGTTCACCCTAGGTCGCTCCATGCGAGGTGAGGCGAGTGATGAGCGCGTTATTGCGCATTCTTGTCCATGTGTTCAAACAGACAGTCAGTGGAGCAAAGCGTGCCTAGGCTTGCAATAGTCGTTGCTGGCTTTGATGCGCGAAAGAATTCTGGATGAGCTAATTGAGATTGAGACATGGGATTGGTGGAAGCAGCAAGTGTTTCAGCTGCGTTCCAGTAAAGAGTATGCCGAAGCTGAGGCTTTGTTCCTGGAGTTCAAGATCACGACCAGCACTTAATTCGGGTGCATCGATTACATTGTTGTTCGTGTGATTGATGGGTAATATTGCTAGTCAGTCTTCAGTGATGGGTGTCGTTCGTGGTCGGCCGTTGCGCGGACACGGAGACCGTCTCGTGGTGTGGGGCTTGGGATTAATTGCAGGGAAACATCCTGATCGGGGGTTAACTCCAAA contains these protein-coding regions:
- a CDS encoding DUF3104 domain-containing protein; protein product: MIFCEGGVREPRVNSLFQIAEVDRGEIRQVMCSAGLTYWRLARWEFSVQSC
- a CDS encoding DUF3172 domain-containing protein; this encodes MRHLSTGLIWGGLLAIAPPAINSASAQDQFCQQFGAEAVITTSKVFVTTMPASTFVAKPEAQRGCVIRRKHWAELRRGHHITPAQESHCSKPSNTFAYALDKDGIKTTSCVDHIDNKF